A window from Bufo bufo chromosome 1, aBufBuf1.1, whole genome shotgun sequence encodes these proteins:
- the GDPGP1 gene encoding GDP-D-glucose phosphorylase 1, translating into MDVGDGSMALTHSASFNGATVEEYGYAEEDFILPGITWQRRRKCAEEKSFISDFDRALQSKWIEKMEQGLFRYPLWSLQTKILPGTVKYVAQLNVKRGIERRKPQDIKTIQEKFNPSQFNFNKIKHKEILFKMVRLPPEEVPSGALTDRNPNHVFALSSSSHNHTLVVINVSPLEFGHVLFIPDPFLCLTQILTPDLTLLGLESILLSGHPGFRVGFNSLGGFASVNHLHLHGFYLDEELQIESVESKPLCPDINFHQLTHFPAPGFIFHTDGKDLMSVSQNICRVTDYFVSQNIAHNVFMTRGCNPESRGCLESREGIRVVIWARQSCFGAKEESAFNVALCELAGHLPVKNEDDFNSLTEESVISIVKSYLFSDDEFNTLSLELVQHLNGQ; encoded by the coding sequence TCCTGCCTGGAATCAcatggcagaggaggagaaaatgTGCAGAAGAGAAAAGTTTTATTTCTGATTTTGATAGAGCACTGCAGTCCAAATGGATAGAGAAGATGGAGCAGGGTCTCTTTCGCTATCCACTGTGGAGCTTACAAACCAAGATCTTACCCGGCACTGTGAAGTATGTGGCACAGCTTAATGTCAAGAGGGGCATAGAGAGGAGAAAGCCTCAGGACATCAAGACTATTCAAGAGAAATTCAACCCAAGCCAATTCAATTTCAATAAGATCAAGCATAAGGAGATTCTGTTTAAGATGGTCAGGTTGCCACCGGAGGAGGTGCCTAGTGGAGCACTTACGGATAGAAACCCTAATCATGTGTTTGCCCTGTCCAGCAGTAGTCATAACCACACCTTGGTGGTCATTAACGTTAGCCCTCTTGAATTTGGACATGTTTTATTTATACCAGACCCATTCCTTTGTTTGACTCAGATTTTGACCCCAGATCTAACGTTGCTTGGTTTGGAATCCATACTTCTCAGTGGTCACCCGGGGTTTAGAGTTGGTTTTAACAGCCTTGGTGGGTTTGCGTCTGTAAACCACTTACATTTacatggattttatttggacGAAGAGCTGCAGATCGAGTCAGTGGAGAGCAAACCTTTGTGCCCCGATATTAACTTCCACCAGCTAACTCATTTCCCAGCTCCAGGCTTTATTTTTCACACCGACGGGAAAGACTTGATGTCCGTCTCCCAGAATATTTGCAGAGTTACAGATTATTTTGTATCTCAAAATATTGCGCACAATGTGTTCATGACGAGAGGTTGTAATCCAGAGAGCAGGGGTTGCTTGGAGTCAAGGGAAGGTATCAGAGTGGTCATATGGGCGAGACAATCCTGTTTTGGTGCCAAGGAGGAGTCCGCATTCAATGTGGCCCTCTGTGAACTTGCAGGTCACTTGCCCGTCAAAAACGAGGATGATTTCAATTCTCTAACTGAGGAATCTGTTATCAGTATTGTAAAGAGTTATCTTTTCTCAGAtgatgaattcaatacattgtcaCTGGAGTTAGTACAACATTTAAATGGTCAATAA